Proteins from one Mesorhizobium sp. M9A.F.Ca.ET.002.03.1.2 genomic window:
- a CDS encoding GntR family transcriptional regulator: MSKSNNVYKDAYNRGLQLLDETKSLPSEPELGALLGVSRTTIRSILARMEETGLIAWNKRSKTVLRAPRPNDFFPEEETDTLSQIIERSFMRRLLAGGAEPGMQINELELAREIGVGTTSVREFLIRFSRFGLIEKRRNSHWVLKGFTRAFALELTEIREIFELRSAAAFAALPQDSPVWADLDLLEEEHHLLAREIATRFNEFSELDERFHRLIHRASHNRFIVDFYDVIAMIFHYHYQWNKAQERERNEVAVAEHLAYIAALKSRDLGKVDAACRKHLKSARHTLLTSIPDRAALPQQ; encoded by the coding sequence CCGGAACTCGGCGCGCTGCTCGGCGTCAGCCGCACGACTATCCGTAGCATTCTTGCGCGCATGGAAGAGACGGGGCTGATCGCCTGGAACAAGCGCAGCAAGACGGTTTTGCGCGCGCCGCGGCCGAATGATTTCTTCCCCGAGGAAGAGACCGACACGCTGTCGCAGATCATCGAGCGCTCCTTCATGCGGCGGCTGCTTGCCGGCGGCGCCGAGCCCGGCATGCAGATCAACGAGCTCGAGCTGGCGCGCGAGATCGGCGTCGGCACCACCAGCGTGCGCGAGTTCCTGATCCGCTTTTCCCGCTTCGGGCTGATCGAGAAACGCCGCAACAGCCACTGGGTACTGAAAGGTTTTACCCGCGCCTTTGCGCTGGAGCTGACCGAAATCCGCGAGATATTCGAACTGCGCTCGGCCGCCGCCTTCGCCGCCTTGCCGCAAGACAGCCCGGTCTGGGCCGACCTCGACCTCCTGGAAGAGGAGCATCACTTGCTGGCGCGCGAGATCGCCACGCGCTTCAACGAGTTTTCCGAGCTCGACGAGCGCTTTCACCGGCTGATCCACCGCGCGTCGCACAACCGCTTCATCGTCGATTTCTACGACGTCATCGCCATGATCTTCCACTACCACTACCAGTGGAACAAGGCGCAGGAGCGCGAACGCAACGAAGTGGCGGTGGCGGAACACCTGGCCTATATCGCGGCGCTCAAATCGCGCGATCTCGGCAAGGTCGACGCCGCCTGCCGCAAGCATCTGAAGTCGGCGCGCCATACGCTGTTGACCTCCATCCCCGATCGCGCCGCGTTGCCGCAGCAGTGA
- a CDS encoding copper chaperone PCu(A)C, with amino-acid sequence MSHSFRARFGRNSLFLRHFEERLGITVFVLALLFVSAQAVFAHEFKVGDLEIGHPWSRATPPGAKVAGGYFTVTNTGSSPDRLLSISCDISAKAELHEMGVSDGVMTMRPVTGGLEIPAGGKVALAPGGYHLMFVGLKRQPKQGEEFSATLTFEKAGTVTVDFAVEGMGEMGGMDDHAN; translated from the coding sequence ATGTCTCACTCTTTCCGCGCGCGGTTCGGCCGCAACAGCCTCTTCCTGCGCCACTTCGAGGAGCGTCTGGGCATCACGGTGTTCGTCCTCGCCCTCCTGTTCGTCAGCGCCCAAGCCGTCTTCGCGCATGAGTTCAAGGTCGGCGATCTCGAGATCGGACATCCCTGGTCGCGCGCAACGCCGCCCGGCGCCAAAGTGGCCGGCGGCTATTTCACCGTCACCAATACCGGCAGTTCGCCGGACCGGCTGCTGTCGATCTCCTGCGACATTTCGGCCAAGGCCGAACTGCATGAGATGGGCGTGAGCGATGGCGTCATGACCATGCGGCCGGTCACCGGTGGCCTTGAAATTCCGGCCGGCGGCAAGGTCGCGCTGGCGCCCGGCGGTTATCATCTGATGTTCGTCGGGCTGAAACGGCAACCGAAGCAAGGCGAAGAGTTCTCCGCCACGCTGACCTTCGAGAAGGCAGGCACCGTCACCGTCGACTTCGCGGTGGAAGGGATGGGCGAGATGGGCGGCATGGACGATCACGCCAACTGA
- a CDS encoding YcnI family protein, whose protein sequence is MNRYLLSAGALFALGTSVGFAHVTFETQEAAVGSTYKAVLRVPHGCDGKATTTVRVQIPEGVISVKPMPKPGWTLQVKKGKYEKSYQLHGQAVTSGVKEVDWSGGSLPDEFYDEFVFRGTLTADLLAGQALYFPVVQECDGAAERWIEIPAAGQDEDALEYPAPGLKLAPQE, encoded by the coding sequence ATGAACAGGTATCTTTTGTCGGCCGGTGCGTTATTCGCCTTAGGGACAAGCGTTGGCTTCGCCCACGTCACGTTCGAAACGCAGGAGGCGGCGGTCGGTTCGACCTACAAGGCGGTCCTGCGCGTGCCGCATGGCTGCGACGGCAAGGCGACGACCACTGTCCGCGTGCAGATCCCGGAAGGGGTGATTTCGGTGAAGCCAATGCCGAAGCCGGGCTGGACGCTGCAGGTCAAGAAAGGCAAATACGAGAAATCCTACCAGCTCCATGGTCAAGCGGTGACATCAGGCGTCAAGGAAGTGGATTGGAGCGGCGGCAGCCTGCCGGACGAGTTCTACGACGAGTTCGTCTTCCGCGGGACACTGACGGCGGATCTGCTGGCCGGCCAAGCGCTCTATTTCCCGGTGGTGCAGGAATGTGACGGCGCCGCCGAACGCTGGATCGAGATTCCGGCGGCCGGCCAGGACGAGGATGCGCTGGAATATCCGGCGCCCGGCCTCAAGCTTGCACCGCAGGAGTGA
- a CDS encoding DUF2946 family protein codes for MPAALVAAYLLVLQSVVGALVFGTGPNASQLDAFGNVICTHEGVAQLPGGDPHEQHMPTCCVLGCGVASAAYAPPPVAGTVSGNFSVETVAFVLPAFRHLDFTRDRSPSNPRAPPATA; via the coding sequence ATGCCGGCCGCGCTGGTCGCGGCCTATTTGCTCGTGCTCCAGTCGGTAGTCGGTGCACTCGTTTTCGGCACCGGGCCGAATGCTTCGCAACTCGACGCCTTCGGCAATGTCATCTGCACCCATGAGGGTGTGGCTCAGCTTCCCGGCGGTGATCCGCACGAGCAGCACATGCCGACTTGCTGCGTGCTCGGCTGCGGCGTGGCCTCGGCTGCTTATGCACCGCCGCCCGTTGCCGGCACGGTATCCGGCAATTTTTCCGTCGAAACCGTCGCCTTTGTGCTCCCGGCGTTCCGACACCTCGATTTCACTCGCGACCGCTCTCCGTCGAATCCGCGCGCGCCGCCGGCGACGGCCTGA